The Medicago truncatula cultivar Jemalong A17 chromosome 4, MtrunA17r5.0-ANR, whole genome shotgun sequence genome includes a region encoding these proteins:
- the LOC11417775 gene encoding vesicle-associated protein 1-2 isoform X2, protein MTTELLQIDPSELRFVFELKKQSSCLIQLANKIDQYIAFKVKTTSPKKYCVRPNIGIIKPKDKCDFTVTMQAQRTAPPDMHCKDKFLIISTVVPFGTTEDDITSDMFAKDTGKYVEEKKLKVVLISPPSSPVLLPVNGDIKQDPSNQINVLKDRVPSGIENIPPPLRDSEEVKGLEPALDTREDKTDEVIVPRHAENVGDMSPEKDDVQLNLAKSCEELKSRLSMMDSKLRETEAAVMKLNEERRANIKEKELLKQELEVLKRKSNAKVQAGFPLLFVCMVALVGVAVGYYIHP, encoded by the exons ATGACTACAGAGCTTCTTCAAATCGATCCTTCCGAACTCAGATTTGTCT ttgaattgaagaaacaaagTTCATGTTTGATTCAACTTGCAAACAAGATTGATCAGTACATTGCTTTTAAG GTTAAAACTACGTCGCCGAAGAAGTACTGCGTTAGACCTAATATAGGCATCATCAAGCCAAAGGATAAATGTGATTTCACtg TTACGATGCAAGCTCAACGCACGGCACCCCCTGATATGCATTGCAAAGACAAGTTTCTTATTATAAGCACTGTTGTCCCCTTTGGAACTACAGAAGATGACATTACATCTGATATG TTTGCAAAAGATACTGGAAAGTACGTCGAGGAGAAGAAACTGAAGGTAGTCCTCATCAGCCCACCATCTTCACCAGTTTTGCTACCAGTAAATGGTGATATCAAACAGGATCCGTCCAACCAAATTAATGTGCTAAAAGATAGGGTGCCCAGTGGAATTGAAAACATACCTCCACCTCTAAGA GATTCAGAGGAAGTTAAAGGTTTGGAACCAGCCTTGGATACAAGAGAGGATAAAACAGATGAGGTTATAGTCCCAAGGCATGCTGAAAATGTGGGTGATATGAGCCCAGAAAAAGATGATGTGCAGTTGAATTTAGCCAAGAGTTGTGAGGAATTGAAGTCAAGGCTTTCTATGATGGATTCCAAGCTAAGAGAG ACTGAGGCTGCCGTGATGAAGTTGAATGAGGAGAGACGCGCAAACATTAAAGAAAAAGAGTTGCTGAAGCAAGAGttg gAGGTGTTAAAGAGGAAAAGTAATGCAAAAGTTCAGGCTGGCTTTCCATTACTGTTTGTCTGCATGGTTGCTCTTGTCGGCGTGGCAGTCGGATACTATATTCATCCATAA
- the LOC11417775 gene encoding vesicle-associated protein 1-2 isoform X1: MTTELLQIDPSELRFVFELKKQSSCLIQLANKIDQYIAFKVKTTSPKKYCVRPNIGIIKPKDKCDFTVTMQAQRTAPPDMHCKDKFLIISTVVPFGTTEDDITSDMFAKDTGKYVEEKKLKVVLISPPSSPVLLPVNGDIKQDPSNQINVLKDRVPSGIENIPPPLRDSEEVKGLEPALDTREDKTDEVIVPRHAENVGDMSPEKDDVQLNLAKSCEELKSRLSMMDSKLREVRDPEFRSIIMTTEAAVMKLNEERRANIKEKELLKQELEVLKRKSNAKVQAGFPLLFVCMVALVGVAVGYYIHP; the protein is encoded by the exons ATGACTACAGAGCTTCTTCAAATCGATCCTTCCGAACTCAGATTTGTCT ttgaattgaagaaacaaagTTCATGTTTGATTCAACTTGCAAACAAGATTGATCAGTACATTGCTTTTAAG GTTAAAACTACGTCGCCGAAGAAGTACTGCGTTAGACCTAATATAGGCATCATCAAGCCAAAGGATAAATGTGATTTCACtg TTACGATGCAAGCTCAACGCACGGCACCCCCTGATATGCATTGCAAAGACAAGTTTCTTATTATAAGCACTGTTGTCCCCTTTGGAACTACAGAAGATGACATTACATCTGATATG TTTGCAAAAGATACTGGAAAGTACGTCGAGGAGAAGAAACTGAAGGTAGTCCTCATCAGCCCACCATCTTCACCAGTTTTGCTACCAGTAAATGGTGATATCAAACAGGATCCGTCCAACCAAATTAATGTGCTAAAAGATAGGGTGCCCAGTGGAATTGAAAACATACCTCCACCTCTAAGA GATTCAGAGGAAGTTAAAGGTTTGGAACCAGCCTTGGATACAAGAGAGGATAAAACAGATGAGGTTATAGTCCCAAGGCATGCTGAAAATGTGGGTGATATGAGCCCAGAAAAAGATGATGTGCAGTTGAATTTAGCCAAGAGTTGTGAGGAATTGAAGTCAAGGCTTTCTATGATGGATTCCAAGCTAAGAGAGGTTAGAGATCCTGAATTTAGATCAATCATCATGACA ACTGAGGCTGCCGTGATGAAGTTGAATGAGGAGAGACGCGCAAACATTAAAGAAAAAGAGTTGCTGAAGCAAGAGttg gAGGTGTTAAAGAGGAAAAGTAATGCAAAAGTTCAGGCTGGCTTTCCATTACTGTTTGTCTGCATGGTTGCTCTTGTCGGCGTGGCAGTCGGATACTATATTCATCCATAA
- the LOC11416257 gene encoding sodium/hydrogen exchanger 1, translating to MVGEGALYEKLTTMFTSDHASVVSLNIFVALLCTCIVIGHLLEENRWINESITALLIGLCTGVLILFTTGGRSSHIMVFSEDLFFIYLLPPIIFNAGFQVKKKQFFRNFMTIMLFGAIGTLISFCIISLGAIHFFQKLDIGSLKIGDYLAIGAIFSATDSVCTLQVLNQDETPLLYSLVFGEGVVNDATSIVLFKAIQNFDLSHIDLTTALHLLGNFLYLFIASTVLGIFVGLFSAYIIKRLYFGKLIRHSTDREVALMILMAYLSYMLAELFSFSAILTVFFCGILMSHYTWHNVTESSRITTKHTFATMSFIAEIFIFLYVGMDALDMEKWRFVSQSQKKSIGVSSLLLALILVGRAAFVFPLSFISNLSKKSQSEKIEFKQQVTIWWAGLMRGAVSIALAYNQFTRLGHTKLRENAIMITSTITVVLFSTVVFGLMTKPLVRLLLPSSKHIIISIPSPPSSPKSFSVPLLGNGEDVGGNGGTQRPSRLRTLLRIPSHGVHHYWRKFDDSFMRPVFGGRGFVPYVPGSPL from the exons ATGGTTGGAGAAGGAGCTTTATACGAGAAACTAACGACGATGTTTACCTCGGATCATGCATCGGTTGTGTCGCTAAACATATTTGTTGCTCTTCTTTGTACTTGCATCGTCATTGGTCATTTGTTGGAGGAGAACCGTTGGATTAATGAATCCATCACTGCTCTTCTCATT GGTTTGTGTACTGGGGTGTTAATATTGTTTACAACTGGAGGAAGAAGCTCTCATATAATGGTTTTCAGCGAAGATCTTTTCTTTATTTACCTTCTCCCACCCATCATTTTCAATGCAGG GTTTCAGGTCAAGAAGAAACAATTTTTCCGCAATTTTATGACTATAATGCTTTTTGGTGCAATTGGTACACTTATATCATTCTGCATTATATCACTCG GTGCCATACACTTCTTCCAAAAATTAGATATTGGTTCCCTCAAGATTGGAGATTATTTag CAATTGGAGCAATATTTTCAGCAACAGATTCTGTTTGCACATTGCAG GTTCTTAATCAGGATGAGACACCTTTACTGTACAGCCTGGTGTTTGGAGAAGGCGTAGTAAATGATGCTACTTCTATAGTACTCTTCAAAGCAATTCAGAATTTTGACCTCTCTCACATTGACTTAACCACTGCTTTACATTTATTAGGaaactttttatatttgttcATAGCAAGCACTGTCTTGGGAATCTTT GTTGGATTGTTTAGCGCATACATTATTAAAAGGCTCTATTTTGGCAAGTTGATAAG GCACTCTACAGACCGCGAGGTCGCTCTAATGATACTAATGGCTTATCTTTCATATATGCTAGCTGAA CTATTTTCTTTTAGTGCCATTCTGACTGTGTTCTTCTGCGGCATTCTTATGTCGCATTATACCTGGCATAATGTTACAGAAAGTTCAAGAATAACAACAAA GCATACTTTTGCTACTATGTCATTCATTGCTGAGATATTTATCTTCCTTTATGTTGGGATGGATGCACTAGATATGGAGAAGTGGCGATTCGTAAGTCAAAG ccaaaaaaaatcaattgggGTCAGTTCATTGCTGTTGGCACTTATCCTAGTGGGAAGAGCTGCATTTGTTTTCCCTCTTTCCTTCATATCCAACTTGTCTAAGAAGTCTCAATCTGAGAAAATTGAGTTTAAGCAACAA GTGACAATTTGGTGGGCTGGTCTCATGCGTGGAGCTGTTTCTATTGCACTTGCTTACAATCAG TTTACAAGACTAGGACATACTAAATTGCGTGAGAATGCCATCATGATCACTAGTACTATTACAGTTGTACTCTTTAGCACAGTG GTGTTTGGGTTGATGACAAAGCCACTTGTGAGGTTATTGCTACCTTCTTCTAAACACATAATAATCAGCATACCGTCCCCGCCATCTAGCCCGAAATCATTCAGTGTGCCACTTCTTGGCAATGGAGAAGATGTAGGGGGCAATGGTGGTACCCAAAGACCAAGCAGATTGCGTACGCTCCTTAGGATTCCTAGTCATGGGGTACATCACTACTGGCGCAAATTTGATGATTCTTTCATGCGACCTGTCTTTGGTGGCCGGGGTTTTGTACCTTATGTTCCTGGTTCACCCCTTTAA
- the LOC11422341 gene encoding probable serine/threonine-protein kinase At1g54610 isoform X1 has translation MGCVFGKEGSERKKEVVKVVAKVEEFECEVQNDMKNEQDGGEDEKRRRQRARRERRQSLKANPKLSNPPNHIHGEQVAAGWPSWLSKVAGEAIHGLTPRRADSFHKLDKIGQGTYSNVYKAKDTITGKIVALKKVRFDNLEPESVKFMAREILILRRLDHPNVIKLEGLVTSRMSCSLYLVFQYMEHDLAGLSTSPAIKFTMSQVKCYMHQLLSGLEHCHNRNVLHRDIKGSNLLVDNEGILRIADFGLASFFDPNHKHPMTSRVVTLWYRSPELLLGATDYGVGIDLWSAGCILAELLAGRPIMPGRTEVEQLHKIFKLCGSPSEEYWKKAKLPHATIFKPQQSYKRCIAEKFEDFPLSSLPLIDTLLAIDPAERQTATAALHSEFFTTQPYACEPSSLPKYPPSKEMDTKLRDEEARRLRAVGKGDAVGAKKSRSRDRSGRGIPVPEVNAELQANIDRWRLVTRANAKSKSEKFPPPHQDGTLGYPFGSSCHMNPVFDPPDVPFSSTDFSYHKPNIQTWSGPLVEPRVSAPRRKKNKAGDRHIQSKSSKDIKR, from the exons ATGGGGTGTGTGTTTGGGAAAGAGGGTTCAGAAAGGAAGAAAGAGGTAGTGAAAGTTGTTGCTAAGGTGGAGGAGTTTGAGTGTGAGGttcaaaatgatatgaaaaatgAGCAAGATGGTGGAGAGGATGAGAAGAGGAGGAGACAAAGGGCAAGGAGAGAGAGGAGGCAATCTTTGAAGGCTAATCCAAAATTGAGCAATCCACCTAACCATATACATGGTGAACAAGTGGCTGCTGGGTGGCCATCTTGGCTTTCCAAGGTTGCTGGAGAAGCCATACATGGATTGACGCCTCGAAGGGCCGATTCTTTTCACAAACTTGATAAG ATTGGACAAGGTACATATAGCAATGTTTACAAAGCTAAGGATACTATAACTGGGAAAATTGTTGCATTAAAGAAGGTTCGTTTTGACAATTTAGAACCAGAGAGTGTGAAATTCATGGCCAGAGAAATTCTGATTCTGCGTCGTCTTGATCATCCCAATGTTATCAAACTAGAAGGTTTAGTGACTTCTAGGATGTCATGTAGTTTGTATCTTGTCTTTCAATACATGGAGCATGATTTGGCTGGACTTTCAACGAGTCCCGCAATTAAGTTTACTATGTCTCAG GTTAAATGTTACATGCATCAGCTACTTTCTGGACTGGAACACTGTCACAACCGTAATGTGCTGCATCGTGATATAAAGGGATCAAACCTTCTTGTTGACAATGAAGGAATTCTCAGGATTGCTGATTTTGGATTAGCATCCTTCTTTGATCCTAATCACAAACATCCTATGACTAGTAGGGTGGTTACTTTATGGTATCGATCTCCAGAACTTCTTCTTGGAGCCACAGATTATGGTGTAGGAATCGACCTTTGGAGTGCTGGCTGTATTCTTGCTGAATTATTGGCTGGAAGGCCTATTATGCCTGGTAGAACAGAG GTGGAACAACTACATAAGATATTTAAGCTATGTGGTTCTCCTTCTGAAGAATATTGGAAAAAGGCAAAGTTGCCACATGCTACAATTTTTAAGCCACAACAATCATATAAACGGTGCATAGCAGAGAAATTTGAAGATTTCCCACTATCATCATTACCACTAATTGACACCCTTCTGGCAATCGATCCAGCTGAACGTCAAACTGCCACTGCTGCATTGCACAGCGAA ttcTTTACAACCCAACCTTATGCTTGTGAACCCTCTAGCCTTCCAAAATATCCTCCCAGTAAGGAGATGGACACAAAGCTTCGGGACGAAGAAGCTAGAAG ATTAAGAGCTGTTGGCAAAGGTGATGCTGTTGGCGCTAAGAAATCTCGTTCGCGTGATCGAAGTGGGAGGGGAATTCCAGTTCCAGAGGTCAATGCTGAGCTGCAAGCCAATATCGAT AGATGGAGACTGGTAACGCGCGCTAATGCTAAGAGTAAAAGTGAGAAGTTTCCTCCTCCACATCAAGATGGAACTTTAGGCTATCCTTTTGGTTCTTCATGTCATATGAATCCAGTTTTTGATCCTCCTGATGTTCCATTTAGTTCCACAGACTTCTCATATCATAAACCAAATATTCAGACCTGGTCCGGCCCATTGGTGGAACCGAGGGTGAGTGCGCCAAGGAGAAAGAAGAACAAGGCAGGTGACCGGCATATACAATCGAAGTCATCAAAGGACATAAAAAGATAG
- the LOC11422341 gene encoding probable serine/threonine-protein kinase At1g54610 isoform X2 has protein sequence MGCVFGKEGSERKKEVVKVVAKVEEFECEVQNDMKNEQDGGEDEKRRRQRARRERRQSLKANPKLSNPPNHIHGEQVAAGWPSWLSKVAGEAIHGLTPRRADSFHKLDKIGQGTYSNVYKAKDTITGKIVALKKVRFDNLEPESVKFMAREILILRRLDHPNVIKLEGLVTSRMSCSLYLVFQYMEHDLAGLSTSPAIKFTMSQLLSGLEHCHNRNVLHRDIKGSNLLVDNEGILRIADFGLASFFDPNHKHPMTSRVVTLWYRSPELLLGATDYGVGIDLWSAGCILAELLAGRPIMPGRTEVEQLHKIFKLCGSPSEEYWKKAKLPHATIFKPQQSYKRCIAEKFEDFPLSSLPLIDTLLAIDPAERQTATAALHSEFFTTQPYACEPSSLPKYPPSKEMDTKLRDEEARRLRAVGKGDAVGAKKSRSRDRSGRGIPVPEVNAELQANIDRWRLVTRANAKSKSEKFPPPHQDGTLGYPFGSSCHMNPVFDPPDVPFSSTDFSYHKPNIQTWSGPLVEPRVSAPRRKKNKAGDRHIQSKSSKDIKR, from the exons ATGGGGTGTGTGTTTGGGAAAGAGGGTTCAGAAAGGAAGAAAGAGGTAGTGAAAGTTGTTGCTAAGGTGGAGGAGTTTGAGTGTGAGGttcaaaatgatatgaaaaatgAGCAAGATGGTGGAGAGGATGAGAAGAGGAGGAGACAAAGGGCAAGGAGAGAGAGGAGGCAATCTTTGAAGGCTAATCCAAAATTGAGCAATCCACCTAACCATATACATGGTGAACAAGTGGCTGCTGGGTGGCCATCTTGGCTTTCCAAGGTTGCTGGAGAAGCCATACATGGATTGACGCCTCGAAGGGCCGATTCTTTTCACAAACTTGATAAG ATTGGACAAGGTACATATAGCAATGTTTACAAAGCTAAGGATACTATAACTGGGAAAATTGTTGCATTAAAGAAGGTTCGTTTTGACAATTTAGAACCAGAGAGTGTGAAATTCATGGCCAGAGAAATTCTGATTCTGCGTCGTCTTGATCATCCCAATGTTATCAAACTAGAAGGTTTAGTGACTTCTAGGATGTCATGTAGTTTGTATCTTGTCTTTCAATACATGGAGCATGATTTGGCTGGACTTTCAACGAGTCCCGCAATTAAGTTTACTATGTCTCAG CTACTTTCTGGACTGGAACACTGTCACAACCGTAATGTGCTGCATCGTGATATAAAGGGATCAAACCTTCTTGTTGACAATGAAGGAATTCTCAGGATTGCTGATTTTGGATTAGCATCCTTCTTTGATCCTAATCACAAACATCCTATGACTAGTAGGGTGGTTACTTTATGGTATCGATCTCCAGAACTTCTTCTTGGAGCCACAGATTATGGTGTAGGAATCGACCTTTGGAGTGCTGGCTGTATTCTTGCTGAATTATTGGCTGGAAGGCCTATTATGCCTGGTAGAACAGAG GTGGAACAACTACATAAGATATTTAAGCTATGTGGTTCTCCTTCTGAAGAATATTGGAAAAAGGCAAAGTTGCCACATGCTACAATTTTTAAGCCACAACAATCATATAAACGGTGCATAGCAGAGAAATTTGAAGATTTCCCACTATCATCATTACCACTAATTGACACCCTTCTGGCAATCGATCCAGCTGAACGTCAAACTGCCACTGCTGCATTGCACAGCGAA ttcTTTACAACCCAACCTTATGCTTGTGAACCCTCTAGCCTTCCAAAATATCCTCCCAGTAAGGAGATGGACACAAAGCTTCGGGACGAAGAAGCTAGAAG ATTAAGAGCTGTTGGCAAAGGTGATGCTGTTGGCGCTAAGAAATCTCGTTCGCGTGATCGAAGTGGGAGGGGAATTCCAGTTCCAGAGGTCAATGCTGAGCTGCAAGCCAATATCGAT AGATGGAGACTGGTAACGCGCGCTAATGCTAAGAGTAAAAGTGAGAAGTTTCCTCCTCCACATCAAGATGGAACTTTAGGCTATCCTTTTGGTTCTTCATGTCATATGAATCCAGTTTTTGATCCTCCTGATGTTCCATTTAGTTCCACAGACTTCTCATATCATAAACCAAATATTCAGACCTGGTCCGGCCCATTGGTGGAACCGAGGGTGAGTGCGCCAAGGAGAAAGAAGAACAAGGCAGGTGACCGGCATATACAATCGAAGTCATCAAAGGACATAAAAAGATAG